Genomic DNA from Pseudomonas fluorescens:
AACAAAGGCATCCTGCCGCTGCTGTGGGAGTTCAACAAAGGCCACCCGAACCTGCTCGCGGCCCACCTGGATACCGACACGAGCAAAGCGGTGCCCAAGGGCTGGGTGCGCAAGCCGTTCTTTTCCCGGGAAGGCGCCAACATCGAGCTGCAAACCGCTGATGGCCTGATGGTAAAAGAAGACGGCCCCTACACGGACGCCCCGTTCATCCTCCAGGAGTTCGCGCCACTGCCACGCTTTGGCGACAGCTACACCCTGATCGGCTCCTGGGTCATCGGCGACCAGGCCGCCGGCATTGGCGTGCGGGAAGACAACAGTTTGATCACCAAGGATTCCAGCCGGTTCCTGCCGCACCTGATCCTTGACTGAGCGATGCCCCCCGCTTTTGTGGCGAGGGAGCTTGCTCCCGCTGGGGCGCGTAGCGGCCCCAAATCCAAGCACCGCGCAGTGTCAGACAGATTGCATAGGCTTTCAGAGGGGGCGCTGCGCAGCCCAGCGGGAGCAAGCTCCCTCGCCACAGGAACTTTGTGCTCCCACAGGGTCAGGTGTTCGCCGCAGGCTTTTTCAGGTCCACCAGTACCGCACCAAATGAAAGAAGATCGGCGCGGCGAAGCACACCGAGTCCAACCGGTCGAGCATGCCGCCGTGGCCTTCGATCATGTGGCCCCAGTCCTTCACGCCGCGGTCGCGCTTGATCGCTGACATGACGATGCCGCCGGCAAAGCCCAACAGGTTGATCAGCAAGGCGATGAGGAACGACTGCCACGGATTGAACGGCGTGATCCACCACAGCGCGCCACCGATCAGCGAGGCCAGGAAAATGCCGCCGACAAACCCCTCCACGGTTTTCGAGGGCGACAGGTTCGGTGCGATCTTGTGTTTGCCGAACAGCTTGCCGCACACGTACTGCAACACGTCCGAGAGCTGCACCACGATCACCAGGTAGGCGATCAGCAACAGGTTGCGCCCTTCGAAACCGGCGATGTCCAGCGTCAGCAGGGCCGGGACGAAGGAGATGCAGAACACCGCGATCATCAAGCCCCACTGGACCTTGGAAGCGCGCTCCAAAAAGTGCGTGCTGTCGCCGCCCAGGGACGCCAGGATCGGCAGCAGCAGGAACACATACACCGGGATAAAGATCGAAAACAGCCCGTACCAGTCGTAGTAGATCAACAGGTACTGCAGCGGCAGCGCCAGGTAGAACGCGGCCACCAACGCTGGATAATCGCTGCGCCGGGTCGGTGTCAGGGTCAGGAATTCCCGCAGGGCGTAGAACGACACCGCGTAGAACAACAGGATCACTGCGGCGTTGCCGAGCCAGAACGCGATGCCGATCACCAGCACCATGATCCACCAGGCGTTGATCCGCGCGTTGAGGTTGTCGATGACGGAGTTCGGCGCGCCGCGGGTTTTCAGCTTGAGAATGAAACCGATCAACGAAGCCAGCACCAGAATGGCGCCGATCCCGCCAAACAACATCAGGGTATATCGATCCATGTCAGACGTGCTCCGGGGCCAGTGCCAGCAGCGCGGCGCGGCTGCGTTCAAGAAATTGCTCTTTGCTTTCATCTTCTTCGATGCACAGCGGCGCGCCGAAACTGGTGGTGCATAACAGCGGCAGCGGTAGTACCCGGCCCTTGGGCATGACGCGGTTGAGGTTGGCGATCCACACCGGGATCACCTCGACCTCGGGGTGTTTTTTCATCAAGTGATAGATCCCGCTCTTGAAGGGCAACAGGCCTTCCTCCGGATTGCGTGTGCCTTCCGGAAAGATGATCAGTGAGTCGCCGTTTTCCAGCGCATCAAGCATCGGCTGCAATGGGCTGTAGGAAGGATCCTTGCGTTCGCGGTCCACCAGCACACCGTTGAACACCCGGTTGATGATGTAGCGACGCACCGGGCTGGTTTGCCAATAATCGGCCCCCGCCACCGGGCGGGTGAGCTTGCGCAGCGCCGGCGGCAGCGAGGCCCAGAGCAACACGAAGTCACCGTGGCTGCTGTGGTTGGCGAAGTAGATCCGCTGCACCGGCGTCGGCGCGCAGCCGAGCCACAGGCTGCGAGCGCCCGTGACCATGCGGGCGGCGGAGGTGATGAGGTTGGCGACCACGGGTTCGAACATGAAGATTCCTTGTCCTGAGAAGCTCGGGTAGTGACGCAATCGTTAACAGCTGACCATTAACTGTGGCGAGGGAGCTTGCTCCCGCTGGGCTGCGCAGCAGCCCCAAGAGGCTGAACACAATTCATCTGATGCACCACAGTGCCTGGTTTTGGGGCTGCTTTGCAGCCCAGCGGGAGCAAGCTCCCTCGCCACCAAAACTATCTAGATACTTGAAGCTAACCAGGGGCTGGCCAGGATGAAGCCCAGCACCAGGACGACTTGTACGGCCAATAATCGTGACTGTCGACGCAGCAGCAACAACGCGCCGTGCCGGCGTTCAGTCCAGAGACGCCCTGCACGTGCGGCCGGTTGCAGGCCCAGGGAGGTGAGGGCTTGATCCAAGGTATAGGTGCGCTCGGCCAGGGACTGGGTGCTGTCAGCCATGCGCTGGAACAGATCGGCATCGAATGCCACGCGCAGCGCCCAGTATTTTTCCAGCATGCCGAGCACCAGTAGCGCCGCACTCAACAGCAGCAACCACGGATCGATGATGCCCACCAACCATTGCCCCAACCCCAGCAGCGCCCCAAGCAGCGTCAACCCGGTGGAAAACTGGTCCAGCGAATGCCCCCGGCGCAACAGGCTCGCCACGGTGTGGAGCTCCATATCAGTGATCATGGACATTCCCCTGTGCTGTGGATAACTGCTCCAACGCGCGACGGTGTGCCGCGTGCAAGACGATACGCGGTCGAGCGCGCTGGATTTGCACGATCGCCGCATCAACGCTCGCTGCCCGCCCGCTGTGCAACAACCAGGCAACCACCGCCGTGGCGCTGCGCGAATAACCCAGGGCGCAGCAGACCAGCACCGGCCCGTGCTGGCGCAGGCTTTCGATGGCCTCTGCCGCTTGCAGGCATTGCTCGGCGGTCGGCGCTGTCAGGTCGAGCACTGGCAATGAGCGATAGGCGACGCCCGTGCTGTCCATGGACAGTTCCGCGCAGAGGTCGAGCACGCCGGTAAACGCACTGTCTTTCAGCTCCATCGGCGTGGGGATACGTCCCAGCCACACGTTATCCGCTATCAGGTCCGGTTGCGGATGCTTGCGCGTCCAGCCGCGCGAATTGATCCACGCCGCCGCCAGGTAAGGCGCCAGCAACCAACGCGCTGCCGGGCTCAAACGACCATCGGCACGCTTCTGGAAACCGTCGGCACCGAACACCAGGTAATTCAGCGCCACCATGAGCACCGCGACCGCCGGCCAGATCAGCCAGAGCCACGCGCCGCCCAAGGCAAACGCCGGGATAAACAGCGCCGCCGCGCCCAGGCCATAACGCAAGGCCAAGCCTCGGCGGGCAGGATCCGTCGCCAGTCGCGCACTCAGCAGCGGACTCGGACGGTCCAGCGGCCACAGCCAGACACACAGCCAACCGGCCAACGCGCCCGTGGGCAGGTCAATGAAGTGATGTTGATACGTGGTCAGCACCGACACGCCGATCAACGCGAACCAACCGTGCATCACCCAGCGCCAGAAGCCCTGCAGATGCCGCTGATAGCAGACCCACAGCACCACCAGCAACGCGATGTGCAGCGACGGCGCCTGATTGAACGGCTTGTCGAAACCCGCCAGCACTTCGAACAACCAACCAAACACCCCGTCCATTTCCGGGCGGGGGAAAGTGAAGCGCAACGGCCAGAGCAAAAAGCAACTGACCGCAATCACCTGCGCCGTCAGCAGGCGCAAGGCGTGGCGCTTGAGTTCTTCGCGGCTGGTGGGCAATAGCAAGGACAGGCCGTACAACAGATCGATCGACCAGTAAGGCACGATGGTCCAGGCCATGAACGGCATGTGGCTTTCCCAGGCGAACACCAACGTGCCGACATCGTCACGCTGGGAGGTGACCCAGGTGGCGAAGCCGTAAGTGGTGAAGAACAGCGGCGCCAACAACAGCAACCACAGCACCGCCGGTTTCAGCAGTGCGGGCTCGCGGGCCGGCGCGATGACGGCGCTCATTACTGCACTCGCTGGGCCAGCGAAACGCTGAAAATGCCCCATTCATCGACCCGCAGGGTGATCTTGCGAAAGCCCGCCGCCTCAACCAATTGATCCATTTCCGCCTGGGTGCGTCGGCGCATCACCCAGGCTTGCCCTGCGCGGTGGCTGGTGAGGGCGCGGGCGATCAGTTCCAGTTGCGGGTGCCATGGCTGGCCGGTGTAGACCAGGAAACCGCCAGGCTCCACGGCTTCGGCCAGGCCCGCGAGGGAACCGCCGACCAGTTGGTTGTCGGCAAACAGCTCGTACAGGCCCGACACCACGGCGAGGGTTGGTTTCGGCTCCAGCGCCGCCAGATCCTGGCGGTCGAAGGCATCGCCCTTGACGAATCGGGCGATGTCGCCCAAGCCTTTTTCCACGATCAGCGCGCTGCCATCGCGCACGTTGATGTCGCTGTAGTCGCGCAGCAGGATCGACTCGGGCAACGGGCTGACGCCTTGCAGCGCTTCGAGAATGTAGCGGCCATGGCCGGCGGCGATGTCGACGATGCGCACCTCGCGGTCTTGCGCACGCAACTCGCCCATCGCCAGGCGCAACAGCTCCTCGACGTGCAGCTTGCGCTGGCGAATGCCGCGCCAGCCGATGGAGTTCAGGTAATTCTGGTCAATCATCTTGCCCAGCGCCGAGGTGCCGGTGGGGCGGTTGCGGTAGACGTAATCCAGGGTGCTGCCAGAGTCGAACCCAGTGTCGAAACCCAGTTTCACCCCGGCGGACAACTTGCTGCCAAAGCGCATGCTGGCGCGGGTCATGCGCCAGTAGAGGTCGCGTAGCGAGTTGTGCGGCAGCGGTGTGGCCAGGGTTTCGGCTTCGGCGCAGGTCGCGCCCAGGCGATCGGCGTCGAGCAGGGAAGGGCGGTCCAGCGCTCGGGCAAAGTTTTGCAGGATGAAGCGGCGCGCACTGGCAATGGCCGGGGCACGGTTCTTCTCGCCGAGGGTGTCGTGGAAGAACCCCGGCAGAATGTGTTTCTCCTTGTGCAAACTGCCCAGGCGCTCGAAGAACTGCTCCTGGGGTTTGCGGTGCACCACGAAGTCCGAGCCGGAGATCAACAGCTGCGTCGGCACCTGGATCGCCTGGGCATCGGCCACCACGCGGTCGGCGGCTTCGTACAGGCCCAGCAGCACGTTCACCGAAATGGCCTTGGTGATCAATGGATCGCTGTCGTAGGACGCCACTCGCTCCGGGTCATGGCTGAGGAACTTCGCCTTGACGTAACTGTTGACGAAAAAGTTGCCGCGAAACTTGCGCATCAACGCCAGGCCCGGACGAGCGAAGGGCACGTAGAGCTTGACCTTGAATGCCGGCGAGGCCAGCACCAGCGAGCGAATGCGCGGCGCGTAGTCGTGGACCCAGGTGGACGCGATCACCGCGCCGACGCTTTGCGCCACTACCGCGATGTTCGCCTCGTCGATCTGGTGCGTGGCGCCGATGTGATCGCAGAAGGTCTGCACATCCCGCGCACTGGTGGCAAAACTCGGGCTGTCGCCCCGTTCGCCCGGCGACTGGCCATGGCCACGGGCGTCCCAGGCAAAGAAGTCGAACCCGGGCAGGTCCAGTTCATCCACCAGGTGCGCAATGCGCCCGGAGTGTTCATGACCACGATGAAACAACAACACAGCCTGGCGGGGGTCACCCGCCGCCGCGTCGACAGCCGGCCAATGCCGGTAGAACAATTCCACGCCGTCGTGGGTAGTGAACGTCAGTTCCTGGGCTTCGCGCATTGCAAGTTCCTTTATGCTGAGGGAGCGTTTTCCTTCACTTGGCCCAGGCCATGACGGACCCGGTTGACCAAGGTATACACCAGCAGGGCGGCAACCACCGCCATCACACCATCGACCCAGAGCGCCCCGAGCCAACCCAGGGCAATGCCGGTCGCCAACACGCCCAACACAAAGGCGCGATCACTCTTGCCCATCGGCCCGTCATACCGCCGCGAAGCTCCCACCATGGCCCCGAGCACGCCGGCATATTCGCTGAACAACGCCAACAGCGTGACGAGCAACACGAGCAACAGACTGGCATCGGGAATCAGGGCAAAAGGCAGGATCAAGGCAGCGTCGGCGATGATATCGCATAGCTCATTGAGGTAGGCGCCCAGATGCGATTGCTGGCCAAACTCCCGCGCCAACATGCCATCCACGGCATTCAACGCCATGCGCAGGAACATCCAGATCGGCACAAGCACGAAGATCCACGGATGATTGGCAAACCAGGCGATGACCGCACCGACCAATACCGAAACGATGCCGGCGAGCACGGTGACCTGGTTGGCGGTGACGCCGTTGTTGTAGAGGCGTTGAACCATGGGGCGCAGCAGGTTTTGAAAGGCGGGCTTGAGTTGGTAGATGGAGGGCATCGGGGTGAGATCTCGGCCGGTTGCGGGGCTGGGCTTATACAGGTGCGAGATTACGATAGGTTGAGGGGTTGCTGGCGGGTATTTCTCGAGAATGCGCGCGGGTAGGCATCTAAAACGCAATTTGCGGGTGTAAACCCCGGTGTGAGCGGGCTCAACCAATAAAGACCGGCCTACGCCAACCCCCGTGGCGAGGGAGCTTGCTCCCGCTGGGCTGCGCAGCAGCCCCCAAAGAAGACAACTCAATTTGCCTGGCCCACCGAGTCATGGGATCCAGGGCTGCTGCGCACCCCAACGGGAGCAAGCGCCCTCGCCACAAGAGCGGTGGTGTGTCAGTTAAGGATCAAACGACGAAAATCCTGTGGGAGCTTGCTCGTGATAGCGGTGGGCCAGAACAGGTCAGCAGTCTGTTAGCCTCCATTCCTCCCTCCAGGACCGCATACATAAGGAGTGTTTCAAATGCTGCGAGTGGATTGGCTCGATAGCCACATGGAGAAATGCGACCAGATGGCCGAATGGCTTTATCGGGAATTCAATCATGAGTATGCCGAGCAATCCCTCGACAGTTGGCAGCAGGAGTTCGCGGCGGGGCAGGGTGATGGGCGTTGGAAGTGCCTGGTCGCCATGGAACACGACCAGTTGCTCGGCGGCGCTTCACTGGCCAGCAACGACCTGCCTGACCGGCCAGAGTTGGGCCCGTGGCTGGCGTGTGTGTTCATCACCCCCGAGGCTCGACGCAGAGGGCTTGCAGCGCAGTTGATCGAAGGCATCTGCAGTCATGCGCGAGAGGCTGGAATCATCACCTTGTTCCTGCACACCCACAGCCAGCGTGATTACTACGCCAGGCTCGGCTGGGAGGTGTTGGAGCGTTTCGAGGCTTGGGGCAAAGAGCAATGGCTTATGTCACGACAGTTATAGCCGCCGCCGGGAGTTGCACGCCTAACGTTTAAATTTAGCGAATCGCCCTACGTCCACCGCTTCTTTCACTGACTTAATTCCTCAGCCATCGTCGGCAAAGTCTCGCGTTCGTCCCTGTCCCGCGAGACTCCCGCATGTTTGCCCCTGACAAACTCCTGGCTTTGAACAACACCATCGGCTCTTTGGTGGTGGCGGCCATGGACCCCGATCAGCCGGATGTCGAAGCGGTACTGGCGGACTTCCGCGCCTGCCTCAACGACTACGACGCCTGGGCTGAAAGCTTTTGGGCCGGCTGGGCGCTGGATCTTGAACAAGTGTTCAAGGTCGGCAACGAGGTGTCCCTGGCGGCGCCGAAGAATCTTGATCAACCCATCAGTGCCACGGTGGTGGCCTGTCCGGCGGGAGGGCCGCTGACGCTGGTGCACATGTTCCAGGCGGCGCGCTTTGTGCCGATTGGCGACACCCCGGTGATGCTGGAACCCGTCACCGGAGGCGAGCCCGGGAAGGAAACGTTTGGCGAGCCGGTGCATCACGTCATTGGCCCAAGCGGCGTCCTGGAGATCCCCGAATGCTGGCGTGGCGGGCGCTACCGCATCACTTTTTTCCCCCATGTGACGGCCGATCACGTCAAGGCGCTGTATGCGTCCTATCAAGGGGTGATGGACGAACTTGAGGGGTGGCTGAAGGCCGAGTGGGACGAGTTTCAACCCCTGTGGGCGGCGTTTTCCGAGGCCGGGTTTCGCGAACGTTATGACCTGGTGCAGCAGGCCGATTGGCGCGGTTTCGAAAACGCCCTGCATCAGCTATGGGATGACGTTAAACAGGTTTTCCAGCTGTTGGCCGATCTGCAGGCCAACAGCGAAAAGCTCCTGGAGTATCTGACCCAGGTAGAACTTGAGCAGTTACTGAGCGCTTCATCCGAGGCCATCGCCAAAGGACTGATGGTGTTGAGTGACGAGCCGTTGCTCTTCGTTCACATGGTGGCATTCGTCAGTTGGCTGCGGATGTTGCCGCCTCAGTACATGGCCGAAGTCGTAGGTGAAATGCGCACTTCGGTGCTGATCAATTTCCTGTTGATGCGCTTGACCGGCGCCCTGGGCATGGGCGTGCGGATGAGCGGAAAGGTACTTGGCCAGCTCCGCTCGGCGCGGGCTCGGGAGTGGTTAACCGCATCAAGCCTGAGGCTGGCCCAACGCTCCACCGATCGGCTCGACCGGCATCCCGATGTGCTCAAACCGTTGGTGGTCAGCGCCCAGCGTGCGCCATTGAAGCCGACGCCTGTCGGACCTCTGCACATCACCCCCGAGCATTCTCCACCCTTGGCGATCAGCAATCCGGCCGCCGTGGCGCGAGAAAAATCCCACGGTTCAACCCGGCTAAGCAAACACGAACCCCACGACGACGCCC
This window encodes:
- a CDS encoding bifunctional alpha/beta hydrolase/class I SAM-dependent methyltransferase yields the protein MREAQELTFTTHDGVELFYRHWPAVDAAAGDPRQAVLLFHRGHEHSGRIAHLVDELDLPGFDFFAWDARGHGQSPGERGDSPSFATSARDVQTFCDHIGATHQIDEANIAVVAQSVGAVIASTWVHDYAPRIRSLVLASPAFKVKLYVPFARPGLALMRKFRGNFFVNSYVKAKFLSHDPERVASYDSDPLITKAISVNVLLGLYEAADRVVADAQAIQVPTQLLISGSDFVVHRKPQEQFFERLGSLHKEKHILPGFFHDTLGEKNRAPAIASARRFILQNFARALDRPSLLDADRLGATCAEAETLATPLPHNSLRDLYWRMTRASMRFGSKLSAGVKLGFDTGFDSGSTLDYVYRNRPTGTSALGKMIDQNYLNSIGWRGIRQRKLHVEELLRLAMGELRAQDREVRIVDIAAGHGRYILEALQGVSPLPESILLRDYSDINVRDGSALIVEKGLGDIARFVKGDAFDRQDLAALEPKPTLAVVSGLYELFADNQLVGGSLAGLAEAVEPGGFLVYTGQPWHPQLELIARALTSHRAGQAWVMRRRTQAEMDQLVEAAGFRKITLRVDEWGIFSVSLAQRVQ
- a CDS encoding phosphatase PAP2/dual specificity phosphatase family protein — protein: MSAVIAPAREPALLKPAVLWLLLLAPLFFTTYGFATWVTSQRDDVGTLVFAWESHMPFMAWTIVPYWSIDLLYGLSLLLPTSREELKRHALRLLTAQVIAVSCFLLWPLRFTFPRPEMDGVFGWLFEVLAGFDKPFNQAPSLHIALLVVLWVCYQRHLQGFWRWVMHGWFALIGVSVLTTYQHHFIDLPTGALAGWLCVWLWPLDRPSPLLSARLATDPARRGLALRYGLGAAALFIPAFALGGAWLWLIWPAVAVLMVALNYLVFGADGFQKRADGRLSPAARWLLAPYLAAAWINSRGWTRKHPQPDLIADNVWLGRIPTPMELKDSAFTGVLDLCAELSMDSTGVAYRSLPVLDLTAPTAEQCLQAAEAIESLRQHGPVLVCCALGYSRSATAVVAWLLHSGRAASVDAAIVQIQRARPRIVLHAAHRRALEQLSTAQGNVHDH
- a CDS encoding CDP-alcohol phosphatidyltransferase family protein, translating into MPSIYQLKPAFQNLLRPMVQRLYNNGVTANQVTVLAGIVSVLVGAVIAWFANHPWIFVLVPIWMFLRMALNAVDGMLAREFGQQSHLGAYLNELCDIIADAALILPFALIPDASLLLVLLVTLLALFSEYAGVLGAMVGASRRYDGPMGKSDRAFVLGVLATGIALGWLGALWVDGVMAVVAALLVYTLVNRVRHGLGQVKENAPSA
- a CDS encoding GNAT family N-acetyltransferase, producing MLRVDWLDSHMEKCDQMAEWLYREFNHEYAEQSLDSWQQEFAAGQGDGRWKCLVAMEHDQLLGGASLASNDLPDRPELGPWLACVFITPEARRRGLAAQLIEGICSHAREAGIITLFLHTHSQRDYYARLGWEVLERFEAWGKEQWLMSRQL
- a CDS encoding lysophospholipid acyltransferase family protein; this encodes MFEPVVANLITSAARMVTGARSLWLGCAPTPVQRIYFANHSSHGDFVLLWASLPPALRKLTRPVAGADYWQTSPVRRYIINRVFNGVLVDRERKDPSYSPLQPMLDALENGDSLIIFPEGTRNPEEGLLPFKSGIYHLMKKHPEVEVIPVWIANLNRVMPKGRVLPLPLLCTTSFGAPLCIEEDESKEQFLERSRAALLALAPEHV
- a CDS encoding phosphatidate cytidylyltransferase encodes the protein MDRYTLMLFGGIGAILVLASLIGFILKLKTRGAPNSVIDNLNARINAWWIMVLVIGIAFWLGNAAVILLFYAVSFYALREFLTLTPTRRSDYPALVAAFYLALPLQYLLIYYDWYGLFSIFIPVYVFLLLPILASLGGDSTHFLERASKVQWGLMIAVFCISFVPALLTLDIAGFEGRNLLLIAYLVIVVQLSDVLQYVCGKLFGKHKIAPNLSPSKTVEGFVGGIFLASLIGGALWWITPFNPWQSFLIALLINLLGFAGGIVMSAIKRDRGVKDWGHMIEGHGGMLDRLDSVCFAAPIFFHLVRYWWT